A portion of the Ferrimonas lipolytica genome contains these proteins:
- a CDS encoding NAD(P)-dependent oxidoreductase, whose amino-acid sequence MKVAFIGLGVMGYPMAGHLQNAGHQVCVYNRTFAKAEQWVAQHGGRCEATPALAAQDAQLVFVCVGNDNDLRSVLVGDDGAFAGMAPGSILVDHTTASADVAREMDDVATTLQLGFIDAPVSGGQAGAENGVLTVMAGGDQTQFEQAQPVMEAFARSAVLMGPVGSGQLTKMVNQICIAGVVQGLAEGVHFAEKAGLDSSKVFDVIGKGAAQSWQMDNRHSTMIKDEFDFGFAVDWMRKDLDIALTEARRNGAQLPLTALVDQFYAEVQKLGGSRWDTSSLKARLN is encoded by the coding sequence ATGAAAGTCGCGTTTATTGGTCTTGGTGTAATGGGCTACCCAATGGCTGGGCACCTGCAAAATGCCGGGCATCAGGTTTGTGTATACAACCGTACATTCGCTAAGGCTGAGCAGTGGGTAGCGCAACATGGTGGTCGCTGTGAAGCAACGCCGGCTTTGGCTGCGCAGGATGCACAGTTAGTGTTTGTGTGCGTAGGCAACGACAATGACCTGCGCTCGGTGCTGGTTGGCGATGACGGTGCCTTTGCTGGTATGGCTCCAGGCAGCATTTTGGTTGATCACACTACCGCCTCTGCAGACGTTGCCCGCGAGATGGACGACGTGGCTACCACGTTGCAATTGGGCTTTATCGACGCCCCAGTATCGGGTGGTCAGGCTGGTGCTGAGAACGGTGTATTGACGGTGATGGCCGGTGGAGACCAAACACAGTTCGAACAAGCGCAGCCGGTAATGGAGGCGTTTGCTCGCAGTGCTGTATTGATGGGGCCAGTCGGCAGCGGTCAGTTGACTAAGATGGTAAACCAGATCTGTATAGCTGGGGTAGTTCAGGGACTTGCAGAAGGGGTACATTTTGCTGAGAAGGCCGGCTTAGATAGCAGTAAAGTATTTGATGTTATCGGTAAAGGCGCGGCGCAGTCGTGGCAGATGGATAACCGCCATAGCACCATGATCAAAGATGAATTTGATTTTGGCTTTGCAGTTGATTGGATGCGTAAAGATCTCGATATCGCCCTGACCGAAGCGCGCCGTAATGGCGCTCAGTTACCGCTAACGGCGTTGGTTGATCAGTTTTATGCTGAGGTGCAAAAGCTTGGTGGCAGTCGTTGGGACACCTCGTCGCTGAAGGCGCGATTAAATTAA